From the genome of Alteromonas stellipolaris:
GAATGTACGTGCTTCATCAGGAATAATTGGCACAATACGCTTACCAATTTTCTTGTCTTTCAACAACGCATTAAGTACGCGAACAAAGGTCATAGTAGACGATACTGAACGATCGCCTGAGCCTTTTAAGATTGCATCGAAAGCTTTTAATTCAGGTACTTCAAGTTGTTCTTCAGCTTGTTCTCTACGAGAAGGTAAGTAACCGCCTAAAGACTCACGACGCTCGCGCAAGTACTTCATTTCTTCACTGTCTTCAGGGAACTTGAAGTAAGGTAGCTCTTCAATCTTCTCATCAGCGATTGGAATGTTGAAACGATCACGGAACACTTTAAGTGAATCAACGTCCATTTTCTTCACGTTATGCGCAATGTTCAAGGCTTCACCAGAAGCACCTAAACCAAAGCCTTTAACTGTTTTAGCAAGAATAACCGTTGGACGACCTTTGGTCTCTTTCGCTTTTTGATAAGCAGCAAAGACTTTAACTGGATCGTGTCCACCACGGTTCAAGCGCCAGATGTCATCATCAGACATGTTCGCTACAAGTGCAGCCGTTTCTGGGTACTTGTTGAAGAAGTTTTCGCGAGTGTATTTACCACCCTTCGCCTTACAGTTCTGGTACTCACCGTCTACGGTTTCGCCCATTAACTGAATAAGTTTGCCTGATTTATCACGGGCAAGAAGCTCATCCCAGTAACTGCCCCAAATAACTTTAACCACTTCCCAGCCTGCGCCGCGGAATGTGCCTTCAAGTTCTTGGATAATTTTGCCGTTACCACGTACCGGGCCGTCTAGGCGCTGTAGGTTACAGTTGATAACGAAAGTTAAGTTATCTAGGCCTTCGCGTGAGGCAAGACCAATAGCACCTAATGATTCTGGCTCATCACACTCGCCGTCACCCATGTAGCAGTATACGCGCTGTTCAGAACAGTCTTTGATACCACGATTAGTAAGGTACTTAAGGAAACGAGCAGTATAGATGGCTTGAAGTGGACCTAAGCCCATCGATACTGTTGGGAACTGCCAGTAATCTTTCATCAAGTGAGGGTGTGGGTATGAAGATAAGCCTTCACCAGCACATTCTTGACGGAAGTTGTTTAGCTGTTCTTCAGAAAGGTTACCCTCAATGAAAGAACGGGCATAAATACCTGGAGAGATATGGCCTTGAGCAAAAATAAAGTCGCCGCCAGCATTTTCTGTAGGCGCTTTAAAGAAGTGGTTAAAACCAACATCGTATAGCATGGCAGATGACGCAAAACTACCAATGTGACCACCAAGCTCTAAGTCTTTCTTAGAAGCACGTAATACAATCATCAATGCATTCCAACGAATGGCTGCACGAATACGTGCTTCAATCGTTAGGTCGCCAGGCATTTTTGGCTCTTGCGCTGAAGGAATTGTATTGATGTACGCT
Proteins encoded in this window:
- the aceE gene encoding pyruvate dehydrogenase (acetyl-transferring), homodimeric type, whose amino-acid sequence is MTDMMHQDVDPQETKEWIDALESVLEEEGVERAHYLLEKLIDKARRSGAHLPYDATTAYINTIPSAQEPKMPGDLTIEARIRAAIRWNALMIVLRASKKDLELGGHIGSFASSAMLYDVGFNHFFKAPTENAGGDFIFAQGHISPGIYARSFIEGNLSEEQLNNFRQECAGEGLSSYPHPHLMKDYWQFPTVSMGLGPLQAIYTARFLKYLTNRGIKDCSEQRVYCYMGDGECDEPESLGAIGLASREGLDNLTFVINCNLQRLDGPVRGNGKIIQELEGTFRGAGWEVVKVIWGSYWDELLARDKSGKLIQLMGETVDGEYQNCKAKGGKYTRENFFNKYPETAALVANMSDDDIWRLNRGGHDPVKVFAAYQKAKETKGRPTVILAKTVKGFGLGASGEALNIAHNVKKMDVDSLKVFRDRFNIPIADEKIEELPYFKFPEDSEEMKYLRERRESLGGYLPSRREQAEEQLEVPELKAFDAILKGSGDRSVSSTMTFVRVLNALLKDKKIGKRIVPIIPDEARTFGMEGLFRQVGIYANEGQKYVPQDADQVAYYREDKKGQVLQEGINELGAMASWVAAGTSYSTCNATTIPFYIYYSMFGFQRVGDLAWAAGDSQARGFLLGATAGRTTLNGEGLQHQDGHSHVQANLIPNCVTYDPTYGYEVAVIVQDGLRRMYGNNENVFYYLTLMNENYQHPAMPEGDDVADQIIKGIYKLERVENKKTKTNVQLMGSGTILNEVRKAAQILCDDYNVSSDVYSVTSFNELAREGQEVARWNMLNPEADQKTAYIGQVITKDAGPAISATDYVKNYSDQVRAFIDTDYRCLGTDGFGRSDSRENLRTHFEVNAAYIVVASLYELAQRGEFDKKDVAEAIKRFDINVEKLNPLYA